In one window of Tachypleus tridentatus isolate NWPU-2018 chromosome 2, ASM421037v1, whole genome shotgun sequence DNA:
- the LOC143245053 gene encoding solute carrier family 35 member G1-like yields MMACKMESDTRKISKPDVKIHYMNPDEERLYETGWSSLSETSEKEWLILGSKPVPQVVDQSQPSNSNRLLVAETAKTTSALKRRLGIILALLCAFLGSIKGWMVSELKNIGPVEIFGLRSVGTVAFLLPVIVLRSYQVLYDWRTNLQLTVRSVIGNVAVVGYYFGFTYLPLADASLLFYSMPLYTTIIGCIFLKEKCGLTEICCVIFSILGVALVSSPAILYGRDRSGKGVYGNTGDVIKGVMGALIGAFAQAVALVVLRKLNTIPAMVVSFWWAGVGVVLSLIIVISSRNFHLWKCGTESAILFSITIVGFASEVILVVSLYLEQAGKVSIALTSEILWAFILQECFQRETPTVLSVLGAMFIVASLIFSSVHDIDLKRRVRHLGSMPSAILMTKAMCWCCLDPSQQEEEMNTTKQRKNLADKELVLKQPFREYGTIEK; encoded by the coding sequence ATGATGGCCTGCAAGATGGAGTCGGATACCCGCAAGATATCAAAACCTGACGTGAAAATCCACTATATGAATCCTGATGAAGAACGTCTGTATGAAACAGGATGGTCGTCATTATCTGAAACCTCAGAAAAAGAATGGCTTATACTCGGTTCCAAACCAGTCCCACAAGTTGTTGATCAATCCCAGCCTTCCAATTCAAATAGATTACTGGTAGCCGAAACTGCTAAAACCACGAGCGCCTTGAAACGTCGACTAGGTATAATCCTTGCGTTACTATGTGCCTTTTTAGGCAGCATAAAGGGTTGGATGGTTAGCGAACTTAAAAACATTGGGCCTGTTGAGATTTTTGGGTTGAGAAGTGTTGGCACTGTTGCCTTTCTCCTACCCGTTATTGTTCTTCGCAGCTATCAAGTCTTGTACGACTGGCGTACCAACCTACAACTTACAGTCCGCTCTGTGATAGGTAATGTAGCAGTAGTAGGCTATTACTTTGGTTTTACTTACCTTCCTTTAGCTGACGCATCTTTGTTATTCTATAGTATGCCTTTATACACAACCATTATTGGTTGtatttttttgaaagaaaaatgtggGCTGACAGAAATATGTTGCGTAATTTTTTCTATCCTAGGTGTTGCTTTAGTTTCCTCTCCTGCTATTCTGTATGGACGAGATCGGTCAGGAAAAGGTGTCTATGGTAATACGGGAGACGTCATAAAAGGCGTTATGGGAGCCTTAATTGGAGCCTTTGCGCAAGCTGTGGCCCTTGTAGTACTTCGAAAACTTAACACTATACCTGCTATGGTCGTTAGTTTTTGGTGGGCAGGAGTGGGCGTTGTGTTAAGTCTTATTATCGTAATATCTTCAAGAAACTTTCATCTCTGGAAGTGTGGAACAGAGAGTGCGATTTTATTTTCTATCACTATCGTAGGATTTGCTAGTGAAGTAATTTTGGTGGTCTCTCTCTACCTAGAACAGGCTGGAAAGGTGTCTATCGCACTTACATCAGAAATATTATGGGCTTTTATTTTACAGGAATGTTTTCAACGAGAAACTCCAACAGTTCTCAGCGTTCTTGGAGCTATGTTTATTGTCGCTTCGCTCATTTTTTCCAGCGTGCACGATATCGACCTTAAGCGGCGGGTGCGCCATCTAGGGTCAATGCCTAGCGCTATCCTGATGACTAAAGCAATGTGTTGGTGTTGCCTTGATCCAAGCCAGCAAGAAGAGGAGATGAACACGACGAAACAGAGAAAGAATCTTGCTGACAAAGAATTAGTTCTTAAACAGCCTTTTCGAGAGTATGGAACCATAGAAAAGTGA